Proteins encoded by one window of Triplophysa rosa linkage group LG19, Trosa_1v2, whole genome shotgun sequence:
- the LOC130570719 gene encoding uncharacterized protein LOC130570719 isoform X2, which yields MLRMSFPTVLICALILSCFCSRVSSLDEKISVIQSPDNIAVTEGESANITCCWTTMTKEIFNVKVGWFKNETRVSAENRLYQKSPSQNCSTLHITHITPNDAGEYMCKVTQDIPILREYNGSKTHLTVIQIHVTTEDSVLIISDTSSMVPVTICVPTVKKPQIIQTVTKSKTNPKDETALDGHSVDSSNESGDLQDIVFIYIFRCLPFLTLLVAFFYLNRDDKRAIPSKTDKPSKPLEQPEEDLESGNKCRNDTESVKQGERETAEKPEDEKDKQEEENEPVVLLDTEDVMVIRDSEEGAASLVNSIVATGLSDL from the exons ATGCTCAGGATGAGCTTTCCCACCGTTCTCATCTGTGCTCTCATCTTGTCCTGCTTTTGTTCCAGAG TCTCAAGTTTGGATGAGAAGATATCTGTGATTCAGAGTCCAGACAACATTGCTGTGACTGAGGGAGAATCTGCTAATATAACCTGCTGCTGGACTACAATGACAAAGGAAATATTTAATGTTAAAGTTGGTTGGTTCAAGAATGAAACTAGAGTTTCAGCAGAAAACCGTCTCTACCAAAAGTCTCCATCACAGAATTGTTCTACTCTACACATCACGCACATAACTCCTAATGATGCAGGAGAATATATGTGTAAAGTGACCCAAGACATCCCAATCCTGCGTGAATACAATGGGagtaaaacacatttaactGTCATCCAAATTCATGTCACAACTGAAG aCAGTGTTCTTATCATTTCCGATACATCTTCTATGGTCCCAGTAACCATCTGTGTCCCAACAGTCA aaAAGCCTCAAATTATCCAGACGGTTACTAAGTCAAAGACAAATCCAAAAGATGAGACCGCTTTGGATGGACATTCTGTGGATTCTTCAAATGAAAGCG GTGATTTGCAGGACATtgtgttcatttacatttttagatgtTTGCCCTTCCTTACTCTGCTGGTGGCATTCTTTTATCTGAACAGAGATGATAAAAGAGCCATCCCATCAAAAACAG ATAAACCTTCTAAACCATTAGAACAACCAGAGGAAGATCTAGAATCAggaaataaatgcagaaatgacaCTGAAAGTGTgaaacagggagagagagaaactgcaGAGAAACCTGAAGATGAAAAAGACAAACAGGAGGAAGAAAACGAGCCGGTCGTGCTTTTGGACACAGAAGACGTGATGGTTATTCGTGACAGTGAAGAAGGTGCAGCTTCTCTTGTGAACAGCATTGTAGCAACTGGTTTATCAGAtctgtga
- the LOC130570467 gene encoding uncharacterized protein LOC130570467: MKRSSKLMCGLLMSWLCFRATGLDEKISVIQSPDNIAVNEGESANITCCWTTMTKEIFNVKVGWFKNETRVSAENRLYQKSPSQNCSTLHITHITPNDAGEYMCKVTQDIPILREYNGSKTHLIITTEQQRTNATTTKGNDRCTVQPNPTNKATSPKTAPHLILYLSLAAVVGLLTICLVFTVCRTRNYCKNTERVVIRQTPHNEGEEHENHEEEELSSGSSRGSLQWYQVPVYWSYFDVQSAQDQ, encoded by the exons ATGAAGCGTTCCTCTAAACTCATGTGTGGGCTTCTTATGTCATGGCTTTGTTTTAGAG CCACAGGTTTGGATGAGAAGATATCTGTGATTCAGAGTCCAGACAACATTGCTGTGAATGAGGGAGAATCTGCTAATATAACCTGCTGCTGGACTACAATGACAAAGGAAATATTTAATGTTAAAGTTGGTTGGTTCAAGAATGAAACTAGAGTTTCAGCAGAAAACCGTCTCTACCAAAAGTCTCCATCACAGAATTGTTCTACTCTACACATCACGCACATAACTCCTAATGATGCAGGAGAATATATGTGTAAAGTGACCCAAGACATCCCAATCCTGCGTGAATACAATGGgagtaaaacacatttaattatCACTACAGAACAACAAAGAACAAATGCAACAACAACTAAAG GCAATGATAGATGCACCGTTCAACCAAATCCCACCAATAAGGCAACAAGCCCAAAGACAGCTCCACATCTGATCCTGTATTTGTCTCTGGCTGCTGTCGTTGGCCTGCTGACCATCTGCTTGGTCTTTACTGTGTGTAGAACGAGGAactactgtaaaaatacag AGCGAGTGGTCATTCGCCAGACGCCTcacaatgaaggggaggagcatGAAAACCACGAGGAGGAGGAGCTTAGCTCAGGCTCATCACGAGGGTCCCTCCAATGG tATCAAGTTCCTGTTTACTGGTCTTACTTCGATGTACAGAGCGCTCAAGACCAATGA
- the LOC130570719 gene encoding uncharacterized protein LOC130570719 isoform X1 — protein sequence MLRMSFPTVLICALILSCFCSRVSSLDEKISVIQSPDNIAVTEGESANITCCWTTMTKEIFNVKVGWFKNETRVSAENRLYQKSPSQNCSTLHITHITPNDAGEYMCKVTQDIPILREYNGSKTHLTVIQIHVTTEDSVLIISDTSSMVPVTICVPTVKKPQIIQTVTKSKTNPKDETALDGHSVDSSNESGDLQDIVFIYIFRCLPFLTLLVAFFYLNRDDKRAIPSKTADKPSKPLEQPEEDLESGNKCRNDTESVKQGERETAEKPEDEKDKQEEENEPVVLLDTEDVMVIRDSEEGAASLVNSIVATGLSDL from the exons ATGCTCAGGATGAGCTTTCCCACCGTTCTCATCTGTGCTCTCATCTTGTCCTGCTTTTGTTCCAGAG TCTCAAGTTTGGATGAGAAGATATCTGTGATTCAGAGTCCAGACAACATTGCTGTGACTGAGGGAGAATCTGCTAATATAACCTGCTGCTGGACTACAATGACAAAGGAAATATTTAATGTTAAAGTTGGTTGGTTCAAGAATGAAACTAGAGTTTCAGCAGAAAACCGTCTCTACCAAAAGTCTCCATCACAGAATTGTTCTACTCTACACATCACGCACATAACTCCTAATGATGCAGGAGAATATATGTGTAAAGTGACCCAAGACATCCCAATCCTGCGTGAATACAATGGGagtaaaacacatttaactGTCATCCAAATTCATGTCACAACTGAAG aCAGTGTTCTTATCATTTCCGATACATCTTCTATGGTCCCAGTAACCATCTGTGTCCCAACAGTCA aaAAGCCTCAAATTATCCAGACGGTTACTAAGTCAAAGACAAATCCAAAAGATGAGACCGCTTTGGATGGACATTCTGTGGATTCTTCAAATGAAAGCG GTGATTTGCAGGACATtgtgttcatttacatttttagatgtTTGCCCTTCCTTACTCTGCTGGTGGCATTCTTTTATCTGAACAGAGATGATAAAAGAGCCATCCCATCAAAAACAG CAGATAAACCTTCTAAACCATTAGAACAACCAGAGGAAGATCTAGAATCAggaaataaatgcagaaatgacaCTGAAAGTGTgaaacagggagagagagaaactgcaGAGAAACCTGAAGATGAAAAAGACAAACAGGAGGAAGAAAACGAGCCGGTCGTGCTTTTGGACACAGAAGACGTGATGGTTATTCGTGACAGTGAAGAAGGTGCAGCTTCTCTTGTGAACAGCATTGTAGCAACTGGTTTATCAGAtctgtga
- the LOC130570718 gene encoding uncharacterized protein LOC130570718, producing MTKEIFNVKVGWFKNETRVSAENRLYQKSPSQNCSTLHITHITPNDAGEYMCKVTQDIPILREYNGSKTHLTVIQIHVTTEDSVLIISDTSSMVPVTICVPTVKKPQIIQTVTKSKTNPKDETALDGHSVDSSNESGDLQDIVFIYIFRCLPFLTLLVAFFYLNRDDKRAIPSKTDKPSKPLEQPEEDLESGNKCRNDTESVKQGERETAEKPEDEKDKQEEENEPVVLLDTEDVMVIRDSEEGAASLVNSIVATGLSDL from the exons ATGACAAAGGAAATATTTAATGTTAAAGTTGGTTGGTTCAAGAATGAAACTAGAGTTTCAGCAGAAAACCGTCTCTACCAAAAGTCTCCATCACAGAATTGTTCTACTCTACACATCACGCACATAACTCCTAATGATGCAGGAGAATATATGTGTAAAGTGACCCAAGACATCCCAATCCTGCGTGAATACAATGGGagtaaaacacatttaactGTCATCCAAATTCATGTCACAACTGAAG aCAGTGTTCTTATCATTTCCGATACATCTTCTATGGTCCCAGTAACCATCTGTGTCCCAACAGTCA aaAAGCCTCAAATTATCCAGACGGTTACTAAGTCAAAGACAAATCCAAAAGATGAGACCGCTTTGGATGGACATTCTGTGGATTCTTCAAATGAAAGCG GTGATTTGCAGGACATtgtgttcatttacatttttagatgtTTGCCCTTCCTTACTCTGCTGGTGGCATTCTTTTATCTGAACAGAGATGATAAAAGAGCCATCCCATCAAAAACAG ATAAACCTTCTAAACCATTAGAACAACCAGAGGAAGATCTAGAATCAggaaataaatgcagaaatgacaCTGAAAGTGTgaaacagggagagagagaaactgcaGAGAAACCTGAAGATGAAAAAGACAAACAGGAGGAAGAAAACGAGCCGGTCGTGCTTTTGGACACAGAAGACGTGATGGTTATTCGTGACAGTGAAGAAGGTGCAGCTTCTCTTGTGAACAGCATTGTAGCAACTGGTTTATCAGAtctgtga